Sequence from the Streptomyces sp. R33 genome:
TCTCGCGCATCCTGCGCCTGTGCCTGCACGCGCTGCTGTTCGGGCTGCTCGCGCTGGCCGCCGGGCGGGCCGTCACCGACTCCGCGCCGCGGGCCGGCTGGGTGGTCGCCGCCTGCGCGGTGCTGGCCGCCGTGTACGCGGCCGGCGTACTGACCCCCGCGGTGCACCGCTCGCAGCGCGCCGGGGCGGTGTGGCTGGCCGGGCTGGGCGCGGCCTGGGCGACGCTGCTGGTGGTCTCCCCCGACGGGCTGTGGATCGCGTTCCCGCTGTACTTCCTGGAGCTGCACCTGCTACGGCTGCGCTGGGGCGTCGCCGCCGTCGCGGTGACGGCGTGCGCGGCGATCGGCGGTTTCCTGGCGCACGCGCAGAGCGGCGCGGTGTCGCCCGGGGCCTTCCTCGGGCCGCTGCTCGGCGGGGCCGTGGCGGTGGCGACCGTACTGGGCTACCAGGCGCTGTACCGCGAGAGCGAACGCCGCCGCGAGCTGATCGAGGAGCTCATCGCCACCCGCGCCGAGCTGGCCGCGGCCGAGCGGGACGCGGGGATCCTGGCGGAGCGGGAACGCCTGGCCCGGGAGATCCACGACACCCTGGCGCAGGGCCTGTCCTCGATCCAGCTCCTGCTGCGCGCGGCGGAGCGGTCGCTTCCGCAGGACGCCCCGGCCCTGGAACACATCGGCCGGGCCCGGGAGGCGGCTCAGGAGAACCTCGCCGAGGCGCGTCGTTTCGTACGGGCGCTCACCCCTCCCGACCTGGAACACGGCTCCCTCGCCGCCGCGCTGGAGCGGCTGTGCACGGCCGCGCCGGGGCCGCGCGTGCGGTTCTGCCTGAGCGGCGCGCCCCGGGTCCTGCCCACCCCGTACGAAGTCGCCCTGCTCCGCATCGCGCAGTCGGCGCTGGCCAACGTGGTGCGCCACGCCCGCGCGGACCGGGCCGAGATCACCCTGACCTTCATGGACGCCTCGGTGACCCTGGACGTCGTGGACGACGGCACCGGCTTCGACCCCTCCTGCGCCCCCACCGGCGAGGGCGGGTTCGGCCTCCCCGCCATGCGCTCGCGCGCCG
This genomic interval carries:
- a CDS encoding sensor histidine kinase: MAAPPRSPAPRPLTPVSRILRLCLHALLFGLLALAAGRAVTDSAPRAGWVVAACAVLAAVYAAGVLTPAVHRSQRAGAVWLAGLGAAWATLLVVSPDGLWIAFPLYFLELHLLRLRWGVAAVAVTACAAIGGFLAHAQSGAVSPGAFLGPLLGGAVAVATVLGYQALYRESERRRELIEELIATRAELAAAERDAGILAERERLAREIHDTLAQGLSSIQLLLRAAERSLPQDAPALEHIGRAREAAQENLAEARRFVRALTPPDLEHGSLAAALERLCTAAPGPRVRFCLSGAPRVLPTPYEVALLRIAQSALANVVRHARADRAEITLTFMDASVTLDVVDDGTGFDPSCAPTGEGGFGLPAMRSRAETLGGLFTVESSPGQGTAVAVTLPLPLEAS